A single Eulemur rufifrons isolate Redbay chromosome 9, OSU_ERuf_1, whole genome shotgun sequence DNA region contains:
- the MRPL10 gene encoding large ribosomal subunit protein uL10m isoform X1, whose amino-acid sequence MAAAVTGVLRGGLLPQAGQLPTLQTVRHGSKAVTRHWRVMHFQRQKLMAVTEYIPPKPAVNPRCLPPPPSPPKEETGLIRLLRREIAAVFRDNRMIAVCQNVAMSAEDKVLMRHQLRKHQILMKVFPNQVLKPFLEDSKYQNLLPLFVGHNLLLVSEEPKVKEMVRILRSVPFLPLLGGCIDDTILSRQGFINYCKLPKLALVQGDLVGGLTLLPAQTHSLLQHQPLQLTALLDQYVKQQLEGDSVVLASGKPDALDPVLDS is encoded by the exons ATGGCTGCGGCGGTGACTGGGGTACTGCGAGGGGGTCTCCTGCCCCAGGCGG GCCAGCTGCCCACCCTCCAGACTGTCCGCCATGGCTCGAAGGCTGTTACCCGCCACTGGCGTGTGATGCACTTTCAGCGACAGAAGCTGATGGCTGTGACTGAGTATATCCCCCCCAAACCAGCTGTTAACCCAAGATGCttgccacctcctcccagccccccgaAGGAG GAGACAGGCCTCATCCGGCTCCTTCGCCGAGAAATAGCAGCAGTTTTCCGAGACAACCGAATGATCGCCGTCTGCCAGAATGTGGCTATGAGCGCTGAGGACAAGGTGCTTATGCGGCACCAGCTGCGGAAACACCAGATCCTGATGAAGGTGTTCCCCAACCAG GTCCTAAAGCCCTTCCTGGAGGATTCCAAATACCAAAACCTGCTACCCCTTTTTGTGGGGCACAACCTGCTACTGGTCAGTGAAGAGCCCAAGGTCAAGGAGATGGTCCGGATCTTACGGAGTGTGCCTTTCCTGCCGCTGCTGG GTGGCTGCATCGATGACACCATCCTCAGCAGGCAGGGCTTCATCAACTACTGCAAGCTGCCCAAACTGGCCCTGGTGCAGGGGGACCTGGTAGGAGGCCTcaccctgctcccagcccagacCCACTCTCTGCTTCAGCACCAGCCCCTCCAGCTGACCGCCTTGTTGGACCAGTATGTCAAACAACAACTCGAGGGGGACTCTGTCGTATTGGCCAGTGGGAAGCCAGATGCTCTTGACCCTGTTCTGGACTCATAG
- the MRPL10 gene encoding large ribosomal subunit protein uL10m isoform X2, translated as MHFQRQKLMAVTEYIPPKPAVNPRCLPPPPSPPKEETGLIRLLRREIAAVFRDNRMIAVCQNVAMSAEDKVLMRHQLRKHQILMKVFPNQVLKPFLEDSKYQNLLPLFVGHNLLLVSEEPKVKEMVRILRSVPFLPLLGGCIDDTILSRQGFINYCKLPKLALVQGDLVGGLTLLPAQTHSLLQHQPLQLTALLDQYVKQQLEGDSVVLASGKPDALDPVLDS; from the exons ATGCACTTTCAGCGACAGAAGCTGATGGCTGTGACTGAGTATATCCCCCCCAAACCAGCTGTTAACCCAAGATGCttgccacctcctcccagccccccgaAGGAG GAGACAGGCCTCATCCGGCTCCTTCGCCGAGAAATAGCAGCAGTTTTCCGAGACAACCGAATGATCGCCGTCTGCCAGAATGTGGCTATGAGCGCTGAGGACAAGGTGCTTATGCGGCACCAGCTGCGGAAACACCAGATCCTGATGAAGGTGTTCCCCAACCAG GTCCTAAAGCCCTTCCTGGAGGATTCCAAATACCAAAACCTGCTACCCCTTTTTGTGGGGCACAACCTGCTACTGGTCAGTGAAGAGCCCAAGGTCAAGGAGATGGTCCGGATCTTACGGAGTGTGCCTTTCCTGCCGCTGCTGG GTGGCTGCATCGATGACACCATCCTCAGCAGGCAGGGCTTCATCAACTACTGCAAGCTGCCCAAACTGGCCCTGGTGCAGGGGGACCTGGTAGGAGGCCTcaccctgctcccagcccagacCCACTCTCTGCTTCAGCACCAGCCCCTCCAGCTGACCGCCTTGTTGGACCAGTATGTCAAACAACAACTCGAGGGGGACTCTGTCGTATTGGCCAGTGGGAAGCCAGATGCTCTTGACCCTGTTCTGGACTCATAG
- the LRRC46 gene encoding leucine-rich repeat-containing protein 46: TAKLSQSPEEGGFCITEALITKRNLTFPEDEELSEKMFHTLAELQTVRLDREGITSIRNLEALRSLHSLYLQANKIRRIENLACVPSLRFLSLAGNQIRQVENLVDLPCLQFLDLSENLIETLKLDEFPQSLLILNLTGNSCTKQDGYRELVTEALPLLLDLDGQPVLERWASDEEDEASGKEDEASGEEDEEFPELSGPFCSERGFLQDLEQEMSRHQAHRQRAALTEHLLRMETQPVLTDLPLLPGVPMAGDSSPSATPRQGKETPPEAASSPQATSPTKKASTLVPRGQQSSVQARKGAQAAAAPKASLVGVPSTSKTTTKKIKK, encoded by the exons ACAGCTAAGCTTTCCCAGAGTCCAGAAGAAGGCGGCTTCTGCATTACTGAAGCCCTCATCACTAAGCGGAACTTGACCTTCCCTGAGGATGAAGAACTGTCAGAGAAGAT GTTTCACACGCTTGCTGAACTGCAGACTGTCCGCCTAGACCGGGAGGGGATTACCAGTATCAGGAACTTAGAGGCCCTCCGGAGTCTTCACAGCCTCTATCTGCAAGCG AATAAGATCCGGCGAATTGAGAACCTGGCTTGTGTCCCCTCCTTGCG CTTCCTGTCTCTGGCAGGAAACCAAATCAGGCAGGTGGAAAACCTGGTCGACCTCCCGTGCCTCCAGTTTCTGGACCTTTCTGAGAACCTGATAGAAACACTGAAGTTGG ATGAGTTCCCCCAGAGCCTGCTCATCCTCAACCTGACTGGAAACAGCTGCACCAAGCAGGACGGCTACCG GGAGCTGGTGACAGAAGCCCTGCCGCTGCTCCTGGACCTGGACGGGCAGCCTGTGTTGGAGCGCTGGGCCTCGGACGAGGAGGATGAAGCTTCGGGCAAGGAGGATGAAGCGTCTGGCGAGGAGGATGAGGAGTTTCCGGAGCTGAGTGGCCCATTCTGCTCAGAGCGAG GCTTCCTCCAGGACCTGGAGCAGGAGATGAGCAGGCACCAGGCGCACAGGCAGCGGGCGGCCCTGACAGAGCACCTTCTGAGGATGGAGACCCAGCCCGTCCTCACAGACCTGCCCCTGCTGCCCGGGGTGCCCATGGCTGGGGACAGCAGCCCTTCTGCCACTCCCAGGCAAGGGAAGGAGACACCCCCTGAGGCTGCCTCCTCACCCCAGGCCACCTCGCCCACCAAGAAAGCAAGCACTCTGGTTCCCAGGGGCCAGCAAAGCTCTGTCCAGGCCAGGAAGGGGGCCCAAGCAGCTGCAGCCCCCAAGGCCTCTCTGGTTGGGGTCCCCAGTACAAGCAAAACTACAACcaagaaaatcaagaaatga
- the SP6 gene encoding transcription factor Sp6 codes for MLTAVCGSLGSQHTDAPHASPPRLDLQPLQTYQGHTSPEAGDYPSPLQPGELQSLPLGPEVDFSQGYELPGASSRVTCEDLESDSPLAPGPFSKLLQPDMSHHYESWFRPTHPGTEDGSWWDLHPGTSWMDLPHTQGALTSPGHPGALQAGLGGYVGDHQLCAPPPHPHPHHLLPPAGGQHLLGQPDGAKTLEVAAPESQGLDSSLDGAARPKGSRRSVPRSSGQTVCRCPNCLEAERLGAPCGPDGGKKKHLHNCHIPGCGKAYAKTSHLKAHLRWHSGDRPFVCNWLFCGKRFTRSDELQRHLQTHTGTKKFPCAVCSRVFMRSDHLAKHMKTHEGAKEEAGGAAPGEGKASCAVEPPGGKGKREAEGSAAPSN; via the coding sequence ATGCTAACCGCTGTCTGCGGCTCTCTGGGCAGCCAGCACACGGACGCGCCTCACGCCTCCCCGCCGCGCCTTGACCTGCAGCCTCTCCAAACATACCAGGGCCATACGAGCCCGGAGGCCGGGGACTACCCCTCCCCGCTGCAGCCTGGAGAGCTGCAGAGCCTCCCGCTGGGCCCGGAGGTGGACTTCTCACAAGGCTATGAGCTGCCGGGGGCCTCCTCGCGGGTAACCTGCGAGGACCTGGAAAGCGACAGTCCCTTGGCCCCGGGACCCTTTTCCAAGCTCCTGCAGCCGGACATGTCACACCATTATGAATCATGGTTCCGGCCAACTCATCCAGGCACGGAGGATGGCTCGTGGTGGGACCTTCATCCGGGCACCAGCTGGATGGACCTCCCCCACACTCAGGGCGCGCTGACCTCACCTGGCCACCCAGGGGCGCTTCAGGCTGGCTTAGGGGGCTATGTCGGAGACCACCAGCTTTGTGCCCCGCCACCCCACCCGCATCCGCACCATCTTCTCCCACCTGCCGGAGGGCAGCATCTCCTGGGGCAGCCCGACGGGGCGAAGACCTTGGAAGTGGCCGCCCCGGAGTCCCAAGGGCTGGATTCCAGTCTGGACGGGGCGGCCCGGCCCAAAGGGTCCCGGCGGTCAGTGCCCCGCAGCTCAGGCCAGACCGTGTGTCGCTGTCCCAACTGTCTGGAGGCGGAGCGACTAGGGGCTCCGTGTGGGCCCGATGGGGGCAAGAAGAAGCATTTGCACAATTGCCACATTCCGGGCTGCGGGAAAGCCTATGCCAAGACGTCGCACCTGAAGGCACACCTGCGCTGGCACAGCGGCGACCGTCCCTTCGTGTGCAACTGGCTCTTCTGCGGCAAGCGCTTCACGCGCTCCGACGAGCTGCAACGCCACCTCCAGACCCACACCGGCACCAAGAAGTTCCCCTGTGCAGTTTGCAGCCGGGTCTTCATGCGCAGCGACCACCTGGCCAAGCACATGAAAACCCACGAGGGCGCCAAAGAGGAGGCTGGCGGGGCGGCCCCGGGCGAGGGCAAGGCCAGCTGCGCGGTGGAGCCCCCCGGGGGCAAAGGCAAACGGGAGGCTGAGGGCAGCGCGGCTCCTTCCAACTGA
- the SCRN2 gene encoding secernin-2 isoform X2, which translates to MASSSPDAPRSCDCFVSVPPASAIPAVIFAKNSDRPRDEVQEVVFVPAGIHTPGSRLQCTYIEVEQVPKTHAVILSRPSWLWGAEMGANEHGVCIGNEAVWTKEPVEEGEALLGMDLLRLALERSSSSREALHVITDLLERYGQGGSCREDPAPFCYHNTFLLADRTEAWVLETAGRLWAAQRIPEGARNLSNQLSIGTDISAEHPELRTHAQAQGWWGGQGTFDFAQVFSLARQPVRMEAAKARFRAGRELLQQQPGGITAEVMMGILRDKESGICMDSGGFRTTASMVSILPRDPTQPCVHFLTATPDPSRSVFKPFIFGVGAAQAPQVLSPTFGAQDPVRTLPRFQTQVDRRHALYRGHQAALGLMESDQDQGQQLRQKQRDLEREGLEAVRGLLAGEWAPPPQELGCLFQTFVEREHQAYT; encoded by the exons aTGGCATCGTCGAGCCCTGACGCCCCACGTTCCTGCGACTGCTTTGTCTCCGTGCCCCCGGCCTCAGCCATCCCAGCCGTGATCTTTGCCAAGAACTCCGACCGACCCCGGGACGAGGTGCAGGAGGTGGTGTTTGTACCAGCAGGCATTCACACCCCTGGGAGCCGGCTGCAG tGCACCTACATTGAGGTGGAACAGGTGCCGAAGACGCATGCTGTGATTCTAAGCCGCCCTTCTTGGCTGTGGGGGGCTGAGATGGGTGCCAACGAGCACGGTGTCTGCATTGGCAACGAGGCTGTGTGGACCAAGGAGCCAGTTGAAGAGGGGGAAGCCCTGCTGGGCATGGACCTACTCAG GCTGGCTTTAGAACGGAGCAGCTCCTCCCGGGAAGCCTTGCATGTGATCACAGACTTGCTGGAGCGCTATGGGCAGGGGGGCAGCTGCCGGGAAGACCCCGCACCATTCTGCTACCACAACACCTTCCTGTTGGCTGACCGCACGGAGGCGTGGGTCCTGGAGACCGCTGGGAGGCTCTGGGCTGCACAGAGGATCCCGG AGGGGGCCCGCAACCTCTCCAACCAGCTGAGCATTGGCACGGACATCTCGGCCGAACACCCAGAGCTTCGGACCCatgcccaggcccagggctggtgGGGCGGTCAGGGCACCTTTGACTTTGCTCAGGTCTTCTCCCTGGCCCGGCAGCCTGTGCGCATGGAGGCTGCCAAGGCCCGCTTCCGGGCTGGGCGGGAGCTGCTGCAGCAACAGCCAG GCGGCATCACAGCAGAGGTGATGATGGGCATCCTCAGGGACAAGGAGAGTGGCATCTGCATGGACTCTGGAGGCTTCCGCACCACCGCCAGCATGGTGTCCATCCTGCCCCGGGATCCCACACAGCCCTGCGTGCACTTCCTCACTGCCACGCCTGACCCATCCAG GTCAGTGTTCAAACCTTTCATCTTCGGGGTGGGGGCGGCCCAGGCCCCCCAGGTGCTGTCCCCCACTTTTGGAGCACAGGACCCTGTTCGGACCCTGCCCCGATTCCAGACTCAGGTGGATCGCCGGCACGCCCTCTACCGTGGACACCAGGCGGCCCTGGGGCTGATGGAGAGTGATCAG GACCAGGGCCAGCAGCTCCGGCAGAAGCAGCGGGATCTGGAGCGGGAAGGCCTGGAGGCCGTGCGGGGGCTGCTGGCTGGCGAGTGGGCCCCACCCCCCCAGGAGCTGGGCTGCCTCTTTCAGACCTTCGTGGAGAGGGAGCACCAGGCGTACACCTAA
- the SCRN2 gene encoding secernin-2 isoform X1 → MASSSPDAPRSCDCFVSVPPASAIPAVIFAKNSDRPRDEVQEVVFVPAGIHTPGSRLQCTYIEVEQVPKTHAVILSRPSWLWGAEMGANEHGVCIGNEAVWTKEPVEEGEALLGMDLLRLALERSSSSREALHVITDLLERYGQGGSCREDPAPFCYHNTFLLADRTEAWVLETAGRLWAAQRIPEGARNLSNQLSIGTDISAEHPELRTHAQAQGWWGGQGTFDFAQVFSLARQPVRMEAAKARFRAGRELLQQQPAGGITAEVMMGILRDKESGICMDSGGFRTTASMVSILPRDPTQPCVHFLTATPDPSRSVFKPFIFGVGAAQAPQVLSPTFGAQDPVRTLPRFQTQVDRRHALYRGHQAALGLMESDQDQGQQLRQKQRDLEREGLEAVRGLLAGEWAPPPQELGCLFQTFVEREHQAYT, encoded by the exons aTGGCATCGTCGAGCCCTGACGCCCCACGTTCCTGCGACTGCTTTGTCTCCGTGCCCCCGGCCTCAGCCATCCCAGCCGTGATCTTTGCCAAGAACTCCGACCGACCCCGGGACGAGGTGCAGGAGGTGGTGTTTGTACCAGCAGGCATTCACACCCCTGGGAGCCGGCTGCAG tGCACCTACATTGAGGTGGAACAGGTGCCGAAGACGCATGCTGTGATTCTAAGCCGCCCTTCTTGGCTGTGGGGGGCTGAGATGGGTGCCAACGAGCACGGTGTCTGCATTGGCAACGAGGCTGTGTGGACCAAGGAGCCAGTTGAAGAGGGGGAAGCCCTGCTGGGCATGGACCTACTCAG GCTGGCTTTAGAACGGAGCAGCTCCTCCCGGGAAGCCTTGCATGTGATCACAGACTTGCTGGAGCGCTATGGGCAGGGGGGCAGCTGCCGGGAAGACCCCGCACCATTCTGCTACCACAACACCTTCCTGTTGGCTGACCGCACGGAGGCGTGGGTCCTGGAGACCGCTGGGAGGCTCTGGGCTGCACAGAGGATCCCGG AGGGGGCCCGCAACCTCTCCAACCAGCTGAGCATTGGCACGGACATCTCGGCCGAACACCCAGAGCTTCGGACCCatgcccaggcccagggctggtgGGGCGGTCAGGGCACCTTTGACTTTGCTCAGGTCTTCTCCCTGGCCCGGCAGCCTGTGCGCATGGAGGCTGCCAAGGCCCGCTTCCGGGCTGGGCGGGAGCTGCTGCAGCAACAGCCAG CAGGCGGCATCACAGCAGAGGTGATGATGGGCATCCTCAGGGACAAGGAGAGTGGCATCTGCATGGACTCTGGAGGCTTCCGCACCACCGCCAGCATGGTGTCCATCCTGCCCCGGGATCCCACACAGCCCTGCGTGCACTTCCTCACTGCCACGCCTGACCCATCCAG GTCAGTGTTCAAACCTTTCATCTTCGGGGTGGGGGCGGCCCAGGCCCCCCAGGTGCTGTCCCCCACTTTTGGAGCACAGGACCCTGTTCGGACCCTGCCCCGATTCCAGACTCAGGTGGATCGCCGGCACGCCCTCTACCGTGGACACCAGGCGGCCCTGGGGCTGATGGAGAGTGATCAG GACCAGGGCCAGCAGCTCCGGCAGAAGCAGCGGGATCTGGAGCGGGAAGGCCTGGAGGCCGTGCGGGGGCTGCTGGCTGGCGAGTGGGCCCCACCCCCCCAGGAGCTGGGCTGCCTCTTTCAGACCTTCGTGGAGAGGGAGCACCAGGCGTACACCTAA